The window TGTCTGTTGGTTTTGTTGGTGCTTGATCATGGTGTCTTATTTCCTGTGTGCTTTGTTATCTTTCCTGTGTTGTTCCCCTGGGTCTGAGACCAGaagatttatgttttcttctgcagGCACTAAGGGGTACAAAACCACTTTACCCTAAATTCAGAGCTTGAGGTTTCTTGAGGCATCTCAGTGATGCAGCTTTGAGCTACAAATATGTGAGAGGGCTGATCCAAGGCCTCAGTCTCTCAGAGatgggtttctgttttcttctgtgctCCACTTACGGTCAAGGCCATCATTccctgtgagtgggggaaggtgggagggttGACTTCTGGTTAGCTCTTACACGGAGGGTGCAGCTTGATTTGGGGGAGTTCCCCATTACAACTCTCAccctggtcaggctctgggccTCGATCTCTGCACCCCCTCAATTCTGCAAAGTCATCAAATAGCAGCTCACTTTTGCCTTCAGGGTGGAAGGACTTCCTGTGCATCCCTTCCCTCCGGGTGCTCACTTtctcttaattttggattagtAAGCTCCTTACTCTTTTGGcagtatttttataactttaagaagattttctaaatgtttactgCAGGATTTCTAGTTTTCTGAGTGGGAGATTTTATCCAACTCACCTAGTCTGCCATGTTCTCCGAAATGAAAGTCTCTGTTCCAGATGGGGCCTCACCCCAAACAGGTGTTCATACCCTGCCAACACTCTCCCCACAGGGCAGGCCGGCTATGCTGTGTATAAGTCCATCCCTTAtggttccctggaggaggtgatccCCTACCTGATCCGGCGGGCCCAGGAGAACCGGAGTGTGCTGCATGGTGCCCGCAGGGAACAGAAGCTGCTCAGCCAAGAACTTCGGAGGAGGCTGCTGGGGCGGGGCCTGAGGGTTCCCCATTAGCACCCCCAGGAGTCCTGTGGTTAATAAAGATCCTGAGAGCTATTGCCCAAGCCGCTGTCCTGCACTGAAACCGCCTCCTTGGGGAAGGACTAATCTCAACCTCAGTCAGCCCATGCTAGGGAGACCTTTAGCTGACCCTGGAGCACAGCAAGGGCATTGATCAAAGACTTACGATGCCTCTCCCTAACCCCAAGGCAGCCTATCCTGCAATGGGCTTGGGATCAGTCAAGTAACTGATGTGGGTGCTTTCTTAACTCCAGTGGATGTCCAGATAAAGAGTAGACTTTGAGGTACTGCATCAAGaggccgggaggggcagagagggaagaggcaAACCACTCATTCACTTGGTAAGCATTTACTGAGGCTCCTTCTGAGCTACACTCTGCGGTGAACAAGGCTGAGGACACAACAGTGCCGAAGACAACTCTGCAGGCCCTGCCTCACAGAGCTTAGTCAGTAGTGGTAGACAGATCCGTCTTCACACAAGGACAGCCTGGTGGATCaagagggcttcccagaggatTCATAAGACTAACCAAGTGAATGCTGGGCAGAGCATTCAAAAGCAAGGGCATATGCATAGACAGAAAAGTGTGGAGCCGACgggggagtggggagacaggGATGGAAGGGTAGGCAGGCCAGGTGATGCCATCTTGGATGCCAGACTTCAGGGCTTGGACTCCGTCCCAGGGGCGTCAGGATGCCCTGGGGAGTCGGGACAGTTTCaggtaagggagggacagagttAGGCCTGGCTTAATAAGATTTCCCTGGTGCCATGGAGAGGGTGTACCACAGTGGGGCGACAGGCTGGGAGCCGGAAGGAAGCTGGGGTAAGAAATCCCTGCAGGCAGCTGGAGCATGGCAGGGCTGTAACAAACTGAGGAGGGGGCTGGCTGATGGAAAGGACACTAGGAGGCTGAGTGGATAGGCCCTCGGCAGACAGACTGGATGGGAGGGAGACATTGCAGGGAGAGGCCCAAGGCTCTGGCTTGAAGAGGGGGGACCCTGAGATGGGGATTGGGGAAGAAATGCAGTTTGGGGGAGATATTACGGCAAGCGTGGGACCCAGTGGATGTGAGGGTCCCAGGGGATTCCCAGGGGGAGGTGTCCAGGACACTGCGGGCCCCAGGTTTGGGGCAAAGAGATGAGGCTGGGgcaaggaaagggaggaaacagCCCACGGGGATGGTGAGAAGCGTGGGAAGAAGACAGCCAAGGACAGGGATGAGGAAAGGCCCACCACCTCCAGCAAGTCCTGGGGCAGGCGTAATCAGGGGGTAACGTAGGACACAGCCCACAGCTCTGGGGTGGACATCGCTTTTTCTTTTCTCGCTTTTTCTTTTCTCGCGTCACTTCAGGGCGGGAGGGGCGCCTCTCGGGGTGGGGGCTACTGCGCAAGCGCAAACGTGGCGGGAGGGGGCACTGATGCGCGTGCGCCGCTGCTTCCCGCTCGGCCCGCCAAAGCTAGAGTGCCTGGGTCACGTGGCAGTCACGTAGTGCTTGCTGTGAGAGCCCAACGGTAGGTGCCAAGACCCCTGGGCTGGGCCCTAGGCCCCCAAACCTTCCTAGAGCTTACTGGGCCCTCAGCTCTTGGCCAGACCCGCCCCCAGGccgccctctccctccttcccatcctcgGTGGCCCGTCAGACCCTGGCTCCCAGCCCACAGGCACAGGCCTCAGATCCCCTTCTTCCTCAGTCCCTTCCCCCAGCGCGGAGATCCCAACCCAGCACCCAGAGGTTTCCCTGAACCTCAGTCCACATCCCCGGACCTCAGACCTTCTCCCAGCCCGCAGACCCTGCCCTCAGACTGTCTTCCTCCCTTCGATCCCCTTGCATAGCCTGGAGACCCTGCCCCTTCTCAGGTCCCAACCCTCAGGCCCCTCTTCCTCCAGACCCTTTTCCTAACCCCCTAGACTCCTTTCCTACGCTCAGATCCTATCCCTGGAGGTCCTTACACCTCCCTGAGATGGAGTGCCCAGCCCTCAGACTCCCTTAGACCCCCGACCTGCTGGTTGTAGCTCCCAGAGCCCACCCCTTTGCTCCTTCAAACGCCTAACAACAAATCAGACCCCTCCTGACTCCCCTGCCTTTCTCACACTGCCCTCCAGGACTCCCAGCCGGCTCTGTTTTTATTGCCCCCAGAGGTCCTGTCTTCACTTTCTCCGGCCCTCATGAGACCCCCTAGGTGATCCCCACCCGGGAGCTGACTGAGTCCGGAGCCCACAGATGCCCTCCCCGCGCTCTCGATTCCCCGTGGAGCTGGGCTCTGTTAGGGATCCAGAGGCCCAGGTGGGACAACTGCATCGCCTGGCTGTAGCtgggggcccaggctggggcctCACGCGGCTCCTGCGCAGAGGTGAGGGTCTGGCTGCTGTAGTTGCCTGTGGGGCAAGATCAGGAGGCAGTACAGAAGGTGTGACTTTAGCTAGCCAGTCAACGGCTGTGTAGCGGGCACCTGTTGTCCATGGTGGGGATTTAGGGGTGAACCTAACTTTCTGGGTCGTTTCAACTGGAATCTATTAAGAGAATTTAAGAGAATGGTGAAGAGGAAGTAGATACACCGAAAAGGATGGCTTTTTGGATGGGGTGATACTTGTCCCACGTTATAAAAGTTGGTCATGCAAAAACCTGGGGAAGGGCACTTCAGAAGGGTGGAATAGCCATTGCAAAGGCTTTGAGGTCCAAACAGACTGGGTATGTGTAGGTAACCTTGGAGCAAGGGGGCTCAGAGAGAGGGCTGAAGCTAAGAGGCAGCAGGTGCAGACAGCAAAGGGTCTCAAAAGTAGTGTGTGAATTTTGTTAGATTTTGTTCTGTGTGTGATGGGAAAACATTGGAGTTGTAAGCAGGAAATGAAGGCCTAATttacaatttccattttttcattgatttttgtaaGTTGATTGTGTATCTGGCTACTACTTTCTGAGCTTAAGTAATCGTCGTAATTTTtggttcttttacattttttgttacCTGAGGATGGTGACAGTTTGGTCCAGCCCTTTAAACtcgaattctttttttttctcatgtgagGTGTTGGCCAGAACCCCTGAACTTTGTTGTGGGTGGATAGCTCTTTCCTTCTTGATATTAAAGGGAATTAATCTGTATTTCTGCATTAAGTATCGTGCTTACTCTTGGGttttggtttataatttttatgaagtgAGGAAGTTCCCATCTATTCTTCGTTTTTGAgatactccccccacccccagtcataAGTAGGCATTGAATTTTATCaggtgctttttctgtatctactgagtcaaatgtgatttttgttctttaatccATGAATGTCTTTTCCTACGTTGATTTTGttatgttgaatcatccttgacTTTTGGGAATAAATCTATTGGGTAATCCCTTTTACTTTATTTAGGGGGGTTGCATATATGATCATAAATGGAATTgaaatatactttcatttttgGTTCTGGAAGTTCATCTGGTTTGGGAATTAAGGTCTTACTAGCTTCATAAAGGGAGCCttgccctctttttctctttttttgtttttggatcaTCGTGTATAAGATTACCTATACATGGAATGAAATGATTACCACTGTAATGATTATATCATGCAATGAGGTGTGTTTTAAGAAGATCCTTCTGCAGGGCAAGACAAATGCAGAAACCCAGTTAGGATGCCACTGTGGATGCAGTGAATGTGGTATTCGGATGTTCCTAAAGGACCACATTTGGAGGGATTTTGTGACAGAGACCAGGCTGGTTTGGACCAAGTGCATGATTGATTTTAGTCATATCTGCCAAGGACGTAGGAGTGCAGGGACAAAGACACCACACATTTTCCCTCAGTAGGGATAGGGGCTAGGGCCTAGAGGAAGAAGGGTGAGTCCAGGGTAGCTGGGAGCAGTGGGCGAATGGGCTTCATGTGCGGTTAGTTACCTGTCCGCATGCAGCAGCCACAGCAAGGATgatgagtggggagaggaggggttaGCAGGGGGATCTGAGCAGGATGATGGGGGGGAAGGGCTTGGCATAGGCGTGGAGGCGCAGAGGAGGCTGCTACTTGGATTCAGCTCTTAGAagcaatattcaaaaataaacttgagagaTTTCCTGATAAAATCCAAAGAGTTTGCTTTTCTTGAAGAACTGGATGCTGGCCACATGGGATGTGTATACATACACTGAATTAAAGCTGGGTAGAGGCTGCCTGCCGTGGACAGTGCTTACTCCTGTGAGCCGGAGTCCCTGAGAAGTCCACCTCCCCCTGGTCCCTGGGTACTTTTGTGTGACTTTACCACTTCTGGGACGGCAGATGGGTGTCGGCGTGGCAGGTAGACATCACCCCTTGTTGCGGCTCTGTGCACTTACTAGTGGTGCATACTGTGTCGAGGCGAACTCTGAGGCAGAGTCCCCagtggctggagggtggggggttcCAGGACGTACAGATAGAACCTGGAGTCAAGGGCCACCCAGTCAAGGAGGGACTGTGGGGACTGGAAATTGGCAAAGGTGTTGCCTAGCAGCCCTCAGGACCTCTGCCTCGGGAGTAGAGGGCAGGCACAGTCCTGAGCCTCGCTGCCCCTCAGTTGTCCAGGTCGATGGTGAGAACTCCGCTGGGCAGACGGGGCTCTTCCTTTCGGCGCTGCTGGGCCACAGCTCTGCCGTGCAGCTCCTGCTGACCTTCGGCGCCAACCCTAACCAGTGAGTGGACGGATGGCGGTGCCCCCACGCTCCCAGGTCTCTGAGTCACAGTCCCAGAGGTCCTGGGAGCCAGGGCTTTCTTCCGAAGACACCTCTCTCCCTCAGGACACCCTCCTATCCCCAGTGACCTCCCCCTTGTTCTCTGAATTAACCCCTTCTTGTCCTCCAGTGACTATTCCCCTTCTCCTGCTATCTCCCATGCTCACGGTGATACTCTCACCTCTCAAAGACCCCACCGTGTCCCCCAAGTGACCTCTCCTGTTCTGATATCCACCTGCCACGTTCCTTTCATCCCTCGGTGATCCCATCCTGCCACCTCTTGTCCCTGTTACACCCTTTTCCTAATCCATTTCTGTCCTCATTGTTCTGCTGCAGCCGCTGCCTCGATGGCAGCACGCCTGTGCACGCAGGTGCCTTCTCGGGCCGCCGCCCGGTGGTGCTGCACCTGTTGCGGGCAGGGGGTGACCTGCGTCTACGTGACCAGCAGGGTCGCACGCCTCGGGACTGGGCAGAGCAGGGTGGTGCCAGGCAGAGCCGGGAGGTGAGCTGCGGCCCAGGTAGGGTGGGGGCGTGTCGAGCCAGCACCCCGATCTGCTTCAGCGCACCCCGCCCCCATCCAGGTGCTGGAGCTGCTAGAGCTATGCCGAGCCCGCGTAGCAGCACTGGTGCATGGCGGTGCGTTGGCAGCCAGTGCGTCCCTGGGCCAGCTGCAGGCCCGCTCTGTACACCACCTGTGTGGCTCCCTGTGGTTGCCGCGGCTGCTGCGTGCGGACGGGTAACTATCCACGTGTGAAACCCACTCGCCCGCCGCTCCCAGCTACCCTGGACTCACCCCTGTACTTCCCTTTGCCCCAGGGCACCGAGGCAGGAGCAGACCAGAAGACCCCCCCAAATCCCAGCCTTGGGGTTTGGCCAGGTAAGCGGGAGAGGTTGGGGGAGCAGGGGCCACCCCTGTCCATTTCTTGCCTCATAGTCTCACTCCCCATCCCCAGCTGAGCAGCCTGTGGCCACTGGGGCTGCTGACGGGCATACCCCTCGCGGACCCCAAGGAGCTGCTGCCAGCCCAGGGCGAGCCCGACCGCACCTACGAGAGCAGCTCCCGCACCCTCATGGCCAAGTGAGagctagcccccccccccccacgcccctgcCTAACTGTCCGGCAGAGCTCTGGGAGGTGTCCAGCTCTCCTAACCTCACAAGGAAAGCCCCCTTGTCTCAGACCTGCACTCTAACCACCTCCTCATTCTCTAGCCTCCTGTGGAGGGGCCACCCTGTGACAGCTCGGCAGCTGAAGGTACCGGGAACTCAGCCTGATGTGCTGTTGGCCGACCTTCAACACTGCaggtacccccacccccacccccagccttgccCTCAGGCTAGCCCCGTCCCACAGACCAGTCTCCTGCCTGCCTGTCCTACTCAAGTGTTTCACAGACAGAAGGCCAGGAACGTGACAGCCGCCACCGTTATAGTCTTCACCTCCAGGCCAGCGCTTGGCACGGACCCCTCTTACCGGAgtgaccacccctccccctgaCCGTAAAGTGGCTCCCCGTTCCGCGTGCAGTGTGTTACAGGCCGGTTGTAGGGAGGGTACCACAGGTGGGGTGTGAAGTGGGTGCCGGCCCTGTGAGCCAGGTCTCAGTGTCTCCTCTGTCTGGTGGCTGGTGCAGATCGTCAACCCCTCGCACGCGGTGAGCTGTGCCCAGGGGCAGCCCCCACCGTGCAGGTTGGGGCCTCCTTGTGAGTGGCCTGATCTCCTCCCACCCAGCACCCTGCACCACCCCAACATGTTGCTGCTGATGGCACTGAGCCCCTCGGCGGACCTGTCAGGACTGTGCCTCCTCTTCGAACCCGTGTGGCTGGGCTCCCTGCACGTGGTGCTGCACCCACGGGGACCGAGTCAGGAAGGGCCCCGCACTGTGCCAGGCCTGCCGCCCGGCCACCTGCTGCTGCAGGTGCTGGAGGCCCTGCTGTTCCTGCAGGCCCGCTGGCGTGCTCATGGCGGCCTTAGCTCTCATGCCGTGCAGCTGGTACGGCCAGGCCTGGCCAAGGTGGGCAGCCTGGAGCACGGGCGCCCACTGCACCGATGCTGGCCGCCGCCCAGGTGAGTGCCTGCCTCACCTGCCCGCCCCTGTGTCCCTGTCCGGTGGCCACTGGCTCACCAGGCCCCTTGGCCTCCGCAGGCCACAGCAGGGCTACCCCCGgggaggcccaggcccagggctaCCCCCGCCTCCTGAACTGTACCCATGGCTGCCACTTGAGCTCATCTGCGGTGACGTGCCTGCCGCCACCTCAGATCTCTACAGCTTCTGCATCCTGGCCCAGGAGGTCTTCACCGGTCAGTGAGTGATCCTACACCCCGCCCCACGGAGGTACCTGTACTGTTTCAGTCCCCCAGTCATGCTTCCTCACAGGAGAGCTGCCCTGGGCTGGGAGAAAGGGGCCTGAGGTGAAGGCTAAATTGGAGGCAGGTGAGAGCCCGGCCCTGGATCCCCTGGTACCAGCCCCCTACCAGGCCCTGGTTCAGGCTGGGCTGGGCCTAGGGCCCGCTGACCGCTGGGGCAGCCTGCAGAGTACTCGATACCTGCTGCGAGAGGCCATGGCCCAGGTACAGGGCAGGTTGGCAGGGTGGGTGGTAGCCTTGGAGCCTTAGGCAGGACCCACGTCCCATACTCAGCCTCCTTCCCCAGGACTCCACTCCTGAGGTGAGCTCCCGGAAGCATTGGCCCACACGGTACCTTTCATCCCAGGGTTCCCCACCAGGTGAGAGGGCAGGGAGTGGGTGGGAGCAGGTGGTGAGCTCAGCTCTGCTCTCCCCATTCCAACCAGCTGGTCTGTCCCCCCAGAGACACTGTACTGTGAGGTGGCTCCCAGAGCCAAGACTATACCCAGGCCTGTGCCCCCTGTGATGCCCCTAGGCCCCTCCCCATGCCAGGTAGGAGCCAGAGCAGGGACATGGAAGACCAAGGgagctgtggggcacctgggcaggcCCTGCCAGCTCTCTGCCATGGCTCTTTGCAGGCCCCGGAGACTCCTGAGACCCCAGGCCACAGCAGAGTCCAGAGGGGCACAGCCTGGGACTCAGGCAGCAGCTTGACTCTAGGCAgcctgagccccagccccagcttctACCCAGGCTTCAGCCCCGCAGCCAGGGTCAGCCTGCACCGCTGCCTGGAGCCCAGCTCAACAGTATGGATACCCGCAGGGCCCTGTGCAACCATTCATTTGTTAATCTTTCACCCCTCACCCCAGGTGTCACCAACCCCAATATCCCTGGCTGCCTCCCCTTTGACCAGGGACTCACAGGACACCCCAACTTTCCTGTCACTCACCTGTGCCCCCCTGACCAACTCTATTTCACCCAGGGCCCTGTCCTGTGCTCTAGCCATCAGGACTCAGCCTCCCTTCTGGGGACCCAGGGCTCTTTGGAGGAGTTTGAGAGGAAGTGCTCAGTCACGATTCAAGCCCTGCAGGGACTGTTGGCGTCACACACACAGGGCTGCCCTGCGGGGCCCCTCTACCGTGTGAGCCTAGCCCCTGCCTGCTGTCCCACAAGGAGGCCTCCCACACCCTGGAGGCTGCTGGCAGGGAAGGCCATGAGGGCAGGTGAAGCAGAGGACCCTGAGCCTATCCCCTGCCCCGTGCCACCTTCCCGGGCACCCTCCATGGCCACTGGGTGGCAGCTCTAGCCTTTTTCCCCTGCAGGTGCCCAGTCCCGAGCTGATCAAAGGAGATCTCTTCTCCAGCCTGCAGAAGTGAGAAATGGGCCCTGCTGGGGGACCCCGGACCCCTTCCTCATCCCCGGGGTAACCTTGGCTCCACCCCTATCCCACTACTCCCCAGGATGGACCTGCTGGAGGAGGTCATAGCAGAGCTGCAAGGTGGATGCCAACTCGGAGACAAGCCCAGCCTCGACCCCACTCCTGACACACGTTCTTAGGGTGCCCATGACTGCCTCCCTGAAGATATCACTGCTCAGAGCCTCCCAGGAGTGACTCCCCGTTCAGCACTTGCTGAAATGATAAAGTGATAAAGCAGCctatctgtctctgcctctttgttCACTGCATCTGGCTCCAGCATGACACTAGCAGCCAtgttttcaccatttttattaattttatcagatGGTTTAGTGGGGGTGTTTGGGGGGAGATGGGCAGGAGCTGTTCCCCAACCCCCTGTGCACAGGGCAGGACAAGCTGGGGGCTCCtgaagggagagggaagacagGCTGTTAGCCTAGCCCTCAGATTTGTGCGAGAGCCCCCAGGATGGGAGGacggtggggggatgggtgtgCCCTTCGGCCCAGGGTAGGAAAGCTATAACAGGTTAGGGACCCACATCAGAAACAAGTTACAAAGTTAGAAACCAAGGGTAGGGGTCAGGAgctcaagaaaatacaaaacaagggATTGGATTGGGCCAAGATCagtgagggggaagggaaaggaagaaggtttCCCCCAGCTGTGGCTCAGCAGTAGCTTCGGGTCTGACCCTCAGAATGGAGGGACCAGCTGGGAgtggggtaggggggtgggggaccagccccctcccttccttgcccCCCATTCCTGTACAAGGATCCCCGGTGGTGTTCACCCCCCCTCCCGTAGGCTGGTGGGGCTGCCCTATACAGCAGAAGAGGCTCTGGagggccccagggcccaggcaCCCTGTGAGGGGTGTGGGGGCCCCAGGGGGCCCGCTGTttctgggggaggcggggggctggggggccaggATCTGAACGGCTacgggggtgggcaggaggggaggaggagctggaagaggcgGGTGAGGGACCCCTGGGCCCCAGAGCTAGGTTGACATAGAGGGGCTCAGGCCGGGTAGGGCGCCGGGCAGGATGCTGGGAGGCTGAGTAGCCAAGGTGGTCATGGGGAAAgcaggaggggggtggtgggtagCTGAGCAGGAAGTCGGGGGACCTGTGGAGTGGTGGTGACTGGCCAAGCAGGCCGTATGAGGCATTGAGCCTATCTGGGGGCATAGAACGAAAGGGACTCCAGGACCGAGTGGGGCCAGAGTAGGGGGATCCCTCACCTGTCTCGATTTCATAGTACAGGTTCTCTCCCCTATCAAGTGGTGCAGGGGGACCTAGGGGGCTCCTCCAGACCGGGGCTGGGGAGCTGGGCTGGTAGGATGGGGAACCCAGGGAGTACAAGCCTGGTTTAGGGACCCCAAGGAAGGGTGGCAGGCACTCCCGGGGGGCCGAAGAGAAGAAGCCAGGAGTAGGAACCTGTGTGGGGACAGAATACAGGAACTGAGCTGCTGTCTCTGGCTCATCTCCACAACCCCTGCATCCCCCACTTGTCCTGAGCTGGGCACTGACCTGGGAAGGGCCTCGGAGTCCCCTCCTTGAGGTCCCTGGGGGACGCTGGCTCCTCACCAGGCTCCCGTCACTTTGTTGCCTCGGTAGGGAAGGTGGGGGTCCAGGAACCCAGGCACCCGGGTGGGCTAGGGAGTTGGGGGCTGGCCCAACCCCTGAGGTCCCTGGGGGCTCACCGCCCACCTCCAGTGACAGTGAGCGGTGGAaaggggagtggggagcagaAGGGGTGCTCCCATGCTCCTGTTGGCTCTGTCTCTGGGCCACCTGCTGAGCCCGCtcagccagggccagggccatGAGGCGTGCTGGgttcttggggggtgggggcggggctcccCCAGGGCGCAggagggacaggggtgggggcagcagcgGGGAATCCGTACCAGGACCTACACAGAGAGGAATGGGAAGAGGAGTCAGGCAGGTCTTGGGTGCAGCTTCTGGGTCTATGAGGGTGTAGGGTAGGCTGAGCAGGACTCACCGTGCTGGCCTTGGGGCCCCCGGGGACCAGGCAGTGACAGCTTGCTGCAGATCTCCTGTTGGCAGGTGTCACTCAGCTGGGCCTCGGCTCCACGCAGCAGCAAGGGGATGAGATGGGGCCGCAGGCCTGGGTTGGGGCTGAGGGCTGGCGTTGGGGTGACTGAGGCAGGtgttcccccagcccccagcagctcCAGGACAGCAGGTGGCACTGATACAGCTAGGGGCTCTGAGATGTCCAGGGCGGTGGGCGAGGCAGGGTTGGCGGTCCCACGGGGTGAGAGGGCCTGGGGGGTCACCCTGGGTgggaaggcagaggcaggggctgggggtgctgggctGGCAGGAGGTGCAGGGTCCCCTGGTGTGGGGCTGCTGCAGCGAAAGGTCAGGGGATCAAAGTCGAGCCCCCGGAGCCCCTCCAGGCAGCGGGGTGGGCTGAAGTCCAGCTCGTCACCATCATCTAGCCAGGCTGAGGTTCGGTGTGAAGGGGAGCCAGAGAGtgcccccagcccagctgctgAGGATCCAGATGACGAGGactcagaagaggaggaggattcagaggaggaggaggaggaggacaggctCTCGCAGGAGCCAGCAGGTGCTGGGCCCACAGGGAAAGCATCGCTGCTGGAGTGGGGTCGCCGTAGCCTGTGCAGCCTCTGGAGGCCTAGAAGAGGGACAGTTTGGTGTCAAGGGCCAGAACTTTACGTACCCATACATCAGTGAGAATAGGGCACACAGCCCAGTGGGTTGGTGGAGGAACGCGAAGAGGCACTTCCCTGGATAGGGTCACAATGGCTGCGAATCCAGGGAGAGCTGTTCAGACTCACAgtgataaaggaaataaatggcaaGGCCATGAGGAGAACCATTCCAGACCCAAAGGCAAGAACGGAGTCTGACAACCACATAGCTTGTGAGCATGAGACCAATGGGATCTCACAGGTAGCCGGTGGGAGTGCAGACTGGGGCAGCCATATTTGGAAAACAAGTGGGCCTTCTCATGTACAGTTGGACATGAACATACCCTACAGCATGCACCTCCATCCACTCCTGGGTACGTGCAGCGCTCTCACCAGAGTGTGGGGCATGGCAGAGATTGCTCACCAGAGCCCCTCAACCCATCGGGAGTGGGACAGACATGCAGCTCTGGATGGGACATCCACACACGGCTACCAGAGAGCAGCTGAGAGGAACGAGCCTGGGCTACACTTGGCCACATGGGTGGCAGTGAGTGAAAAGTGAAGTTCCTCATCCAACACCGTACCCCCTTTCTTAGGATACCTTTAAAGATCCAAAGCCACTAGGACTGTGCTGTATGTTATTTGTGCAGACACCTACAGGTGAGGAGACCTTAGAGCTGACCATCAAGTCTTGAGGGCACCTCTGGTGGGGAGGCAGCAGATGCGAGGGGAGAAGCTTGCAGGTAAGGTCGTGGGGCTCTTTTAGTTCTGGCCAGTGGGTTCATGGGTGTTCATTTTATTATCTAGATTTGTTTTTCAACAGGAATGCATAGAAGACTGTTTGAAAGGACCCTGCCTGAACCAATGATCACAGTACATCATGAACCAAGGGTGATGCTTTATCCAACTCATTGTACCTAATGTCcagattaagggaaaaaaaaacccaacccaccAAATTTGAAGCACATTTAGAGGCCACCTCAGGGCCCCCGGCCCTCCCAGTTCCACCTGGGCACAGGCATGAGCCACCCTGTGCTCACCAGCTCCGCTGGCCTGTGATGACAGAGACTCCTCGCTTTTGGCAGATCTCAGCGTGACGGTGTCAGGTCGGCCACCTGCTAGGAGAGGTACAATGGTCACAGGGCACTTCAGAGTGCCTCCCCCTACCACCACCGCCCACTGCCGGCCTCTGACCTGAAGGCTGCGGTGGGGCACGGGTGCCCCCCAGCCAGG is drawn from Felis catus isolate Fca126 chromosome E2, F.catus_Fca126_mat1.0, whole genome shotgun sequence and contains these coding sequences:
- the ARHGAP33 gene encoding rho GTPase-activating protein 33 isoform X3, yielding MVARSTDSLDGPGEGSVQPLPHTGGPSVKGKPGKRLSAPRGPFPRLADCAHFHYENVDFGHIQLLLSPEREGPSFSGENELVFGVQVTCQDYCPFLSLLLPQGRSWPVLRSYDDFRSLDAHLHRCIFDRRFSCLPELPPPPEGARAAQMLVPLLLQYLETLSGLVDSNLNCGPVLTWMELDNHGRRLLLSEEASLNIPAVAAAHVIKRYTAQAPDELSFEVGDIVSVIDMPPTEDRSWWRGKRGFQVGFFPSECVELFTERPGPGLKGDADGPPCGVPTPQGVSSLTSAVPRPRGKLAGLLRTFMRSRPSRQRLRQRGILRQRVFGCDLGEHLSNSGQDVPQVLRCCSEFIEAHGVVDGIYRLSGVSSNIQRLRHEFDSERIPELSGPAFLQDIHSVSSLCKLYFRELPNPLLTYQLYGKFSEAMSVPGEEERLVRVHDVIQQLPPPHYRTLEYLLRHLARMARHSANTSMHARNLAIVWAPNLLRSMELESVGLGGAAAFREVRVQSVVVEFLLTHVDVLFSDTFSSAGLDPAGRCLLPRPKSLAGSGPSTRLLTLEEAQARTQGRLGTPTEPITPKAPASPVERRKRERGEKQRKPGGSSWKTFFALGRGPSIPRKKPLPWLGGTRAPPQPSGGRPDTVTLRSAKSEESLSSQASGAGLQRLHRLRRPHSSSDAFPVGPAPAGSCESLSSSSSSSESSSSSESSSSGSSAAGLGALSGSPSHRTSAWLDDGDELDFSPPRCLEGLRGLDFDPLTFRCSSPTPGDPAPPASPAPPAPASAFPPRVTPQALSPRGTANPASPTALDISEPLAVSVPPAVLELLGAGGTPASVTPTPALSPNPGLRPHLIPLLLRGAEAQLSDTCQQEICSKLSLPGPRGPQGQHGPGTDSPLLPPPLSLLRPGGAPPPPPKNPARLMALALAERAQQVAQRQSQQEHGSTPSAPHSPFHRSLSLEVGGEPPGTSGVGPAPNSLAHPGAWVPGPPPSLPRQQSDGSLVRSQRPPGTSRRGLRGPSQVPTPGFFSSAPRECLPPFLGVPKPGLYSLGSPSYQPSSPAPVWRSPLGPPAPLDRGENLYYEIETGEGSPYSGPTRSWSPFRSMPPDRLNASYGLLGQSPPLHRSPDFLLSYPPPPSCFPHDHLGYSASQHPARRPTRPEPLYVNLALGPRGPSPASSSSSSPPAHPRSRSDPGPPAPRLPQKQRAPWGPHTPHRVPGPWGPPEPLLLYRAAPPAYGRGGEHHRGSLYRNGGQGREGAGPPPPYPTPSWSLHSEGQTRSYC